A genomic stretch from Theobroma cacao cultivar B97-61/B2 chromosome 4, Criollo_cocoa_genome_V2, whole genome shotgun sequence includes:
- the LOC18600805 gene encoding DExH-box ATP-dependent RNA helicase DExH17: protein MDSCSLKSVFDLPALFRSIFSFRYFNSLQSECFPVCFLSDVNMVISAPTGSGKTVLFELCILRLLSRFITGDGRFVHIKGTLKTIYIAPSKALVQEKLRDWNQKFGSLGINCLELTGDNESYSIRNIQEADIIVTTPEKFDAVTRYRIKDGGLSFFSDIALLLIDEVHLLNDLRGAALEAIVSRIKMLARNPEMKSSPLASVRFLAVSATIPNIEDLAEWLEVPVQGIKRFGEEMRPVKLTTKVFGYAAAKNDFLFEKRLQNYIFDILMQFSRGKSALVFCSTRKGAQEAAQRLSQTVMTLGYSNPFIRSHEQQERLREASLSCSDKQMQSYILYGVGYHNGGLSLKDRNLIESLFLSGDVQVLCTTNTLAHGINLPAHTVVIKSTQHFNKEKGLYMEYDRSMVLQMCGRAGRPPFDETGMVVIMTRRETVHLYENLLNGCEMVESQLLSCLTEHLTAEIVQLTISDITKAIEWMKCSYLYVRMKKNPENYAVRKGIPRDRIEKHMQEICVKNVNELSYHQMIQTDEDGFVLKPQEPGRLMTKYYLKFNTMKHIMQAQPSYSLEDVLQIISCAVEIAWIQLRRSEKKLLNDINADKDGRLRFHVSGDKGKRKKRIQTREEKIFVLANDCLTGDPLVHDLSMTQDANSICSNGCRIAKCMKEYFIYKKNYKGALNSSLLAKSLYQKLWDDSPYLLKQLPGIGMVTAKALHSMGIKSFETLAEADPRRIELVTGRKYPFGNHIKESLTSLPPKVDIKIEESECQRQGKSKLAVTLTRLSQGVQSTKRHYADMIVASEEENLILFHEKIRMDDFLSPYSTTILVANPLGKMTVKADLIFEEHIGVDLHEKLLLVNESNSYANNKRAKEQPQFFAPPEEVYVVEDDNAATNQTLAQEPPDSIESKRESSLMPSFNLLDEELGEGEPAAETEKDDCEITIGHTIFDHIREKAKSFPLLTPSNSAYPPTSGGLILTSKRSRDQPPEEMERSKTHQHIVLDPSPESREPEQNVHGINSYMTRKYHINSGSSVTIDLTDESGDLPSEPEVLSFKTLTEETIFDHIRKKSRNFPVLNTLNPIESDSFFRTDEYFAVNQRGFCNATSRTSNDSNSSNVVRDAMVISELEPGEVNIDVCETKAGTKAKNNVFHGSSSGANGKSAVSPKVSSTNAGISSIKMLTFDISMVKNSKRLADLGSCIEDGSKELRSPIESKRPCCSVASTGKVSEVDSFLGFQSVFSFL from the exons ATGGATTCATGTTCACTGAAATCCGTGTTCGATTTGCCAGCACTTTTCCGTTCAATTTTTAGTTTCAG GTACTTTAATTCACTGCAGAGTGAATGCTTCCCTGTTTGTTTCCTCTCCGATGTAAACATGGTTATTTCAGCTCCTACTGGAAGTGGGAAAACTGTGCTCTTTGAGCTCTGCATTTTGAGGCTTCTGTCAAGGTTTATCACTGGGGATGGAAGGTTTGTCCATATAAAGGGAACACTAAAAACA ATCTACATAGCCCCATCTAAAGCTTTAGTACAAGAGAAGCTGCGTGATTGGAATCAGAAGTTTGGTTCACTGGGGATAAATTGCCTGGAGTTGACAGGTGATAACGAATCTTATAGCATAAGGAATATTCAAGAAGCGGATATTATTGTAACGACTCCTGAG aAATTTGATGCTGTTACCCGGTACCGCATAAAGGATGGAGGCTTGAGCTTCTTCAGTGATATAGCACTTCTGCTTATTGATGAAGTTCACCTACTGAATGATCTGCGTGGGGCAGCTTTGGAGGCAATAGTTAGCAGAATAAAAATGCTTGCTCGCAACCCGGAAATGAAATCAAGTCCTCTGGCATCTGTTCGGTTTTTAGCTGTGTCAGCCACTATTCCAAATATTGAGGACCTTG CTGAATGGCTTGAGGTCCCTGTCCAAGGAATCAAAAG GTTTGGAGAAGAAATGAGGCCTGTAAAGTTGACCACTAAAGTTTTTG GGTATGCCGCTGCCAAAAATGACTTCCTATTCGAAAAG CGCCTCCAAAACTATATTTTTG ATATTCTAATGCAATTTTCAAGGGGAAAATCTGCTCTAGTTTTTTGCTCAACTAGAAAAGGAGCACAAGAAGCAGCACAACGCCTCTCCCAGACAGTAATGACCTTAGGTTATTCAAATCCATTTATTAGAAGTCATGAACAACAGGAAAGGCTAAGAGAGGCTTCCCTGTCATGCAGTGACAAACAAATGCAATCTTATATTCTTTATGGAG TTGGTTATCATAATGGTGGGCTTAGTCTTAAGGATCGTAATCTCATTGAAAGTCTTTTTCTTAGTGGTGATGTCCAAGTTCTGTGCACCACAAATACTCTTGCCCATGGAATCAACCTACCAGCTCATACAGTTGTAATTAAGTCAACACAACATTT CAACAAGGAAAAAGGTCTTTACATGGAATATGATCGGTCAATGGTACTACAG ATGTGTGGGAGAGCAGGTCGGCCACCATTTGATGAGACGGGGATGGTGGTAATCATGACTAGAAGAGAAACA GTCCATTTATATGAGAATCTCTTGAATGGATGTGAAATGGTAGAATCACA GTTGCTCTCATGTCTGACAGAACACTTAACTGCAGAAATAGTTCAACTGACCATCTCTGATATCACAAAGGCAATTGAGTGGATGAAGTGCTCATACTTATATGTGAGAATGAAAAAG AATCCTGAGAATTATGCAGTTAGAAAAGGGATTCCAAGAGATCGAATAGAGAAGCATATGCAAG AGATTTGTGTTAAAAATGTTAATGAGCTATCATACCACCAAATGATTCAGACTGATGAAGATGGTTTCGTATTGAAGCCACAAG AGCCAGGTAGATTGATGACAAAGTACTATCTGAAATTTAACACCATGAAACACATTATGCAAGCTCAACCTAGCTATAGTTTAGAAGATGTACTACAGATTATATCCTGTGCTGTGGAGATTGCTT GGATACAGCTCAGACGCAGTGAGAAGAAACTTTTGAATGACATAAATGCCGATAAAGATGGCCGCCTCCGGTTTCATGTCAGTGGTGATAAAGGGAAACGGAAAAAGCGCATTCAAACAAGAGAAGAGAAGATATTTGTGTTGGCAAATGACTGCTTAACCGGGGATCCTTTGGTTCATGATTTATCTATGACCCAG GATGCAAATTCAATATGCTCAAATGGGTGTAGGATTGCTAAGTGTATGAAAGAGTATTTTATATACAAAAAGAACTATAAAGGAGCCCTCAACTCGTCGCTTCTAGCAAAGTCATTATATCAAAAACTCTGGGATGACAGTCCTTACTTGCTGAAACAATTACCTGGCATTGGAATGGTGACAGCGAAG GCACTGCATTCAATGGGAATTAAATCATTTGAGACACTAGCTGAAGCTGATCCAAGGAGGATAGAGTTGGTTACTGGGCGAAAATATCCTTTTGGAAATCATATCAAGGAGTCTCTAACGTCATTGCCACCTAAAGTTGACATTAAGATTGAGGAGAGTGAATGCCAGAGGCAAGGAAAGTCCAAGTTAGCAGTAACATTGACGAGGTTATCACAAGGTGTCCAATCAACTAAGCGACACTATGCTGATATG ATTGTTGCttcagaagaagaaaacctGATCCTTTTTCATGAGAAGATAAG AATGGATGACTTTTTAAG CCCCTATAGCACGACTATCCTCGTGGCAAACCCCCTGGGAAAGATGACTGTAAAGGCTGATCTTATATTTGAAGAACACA TTGGCGTTGATCTCCATGAAAAACTTCTGCTGGTTAACGAGAGCAATTCATATGCGAATAATAAACGTGCAAAGGAGCAGCCTCAGTTTTTTGCTCCACCTGAGGAAGTTTATGTTGTGGAAGATGACAATGCAGCCACAAATCAAACTTTGGCTCAAGAACCTCCTGATTCAATTGAATCTAAAAGGGAAAGCTCTTTAAT GCCCAGTTTCAACCTCTTGGATGAAGAATTGGGAGAAG GAGAGCCTGCTGCTGAAACTGAAAAAGACGATTGCGAAATCACCATTGGGCATACAATATTTGACCATATACGTGAAAAAGCCAAGAGCTTCCCTCTGTTGACTCCATCAAACAGTGCCTATCCCCCAACATCTGGTGGCTTAATTCTGACAAGCAAGCGCTCTCGCGACCAGCCCCCGGAAGAAATGGAGAGAAGCAAAACTCATCAACATATTGTGCTCGATCCTTCTCCAGAATCCAGAGAGCCAGAACAGAACGTCCATGGTATCAACAGCTACATGACCAGAAAGTATCATATAAATTCTGGGAGCTCAGTTACCATTGATCTCACGGATGAGTCAG GTGATCTTCCATCTGAACCTGAAGTCCTCTCGTTCAAAACGTTGACTgaagaaacaatatttgatcaCATACGGAAAAAATCCAGGAATTTTCCTGTGCTCAATACGCTAAATCCCATTGAGTCCGATTCTTTCTTTCGGACAGATGAATACTTCGCAGTGAATCAGCGAGGGTTTTGCAATGCTACTTCAAGAACATCAAATGATTCGAATTCCAGCAATGTTGTCAGGGATGCAATGGTCATTTCAGAGCTGGAACCTGGGGAAGTCAACATAGACGTGTGTGAGACCAAAGCCGGCACAAAGGCGAAAAACAATGTATTCCATGGAAGTTCCAGTGGAGCAAATGGAAAATCAGCAGTTTCTCCCAAAGTTTCAAGCACCAACGCTGGTATATCATCTATTAAAATGCTGACCTTTGATATTTCAATGGTGAAGAACAGCAAGCGGCTAGCAGACCTTGGAAGCTGTATCGAGGATGGTTCGAAAGAACTGCGATCTCCAATCGAATCCAAAAGGCCCTGCTGCTCAGTGGCGTCCACAGGCAAAGTCAGTGAAGTAGATTCATTCCTTGGCTTTCAGAGtgtcttttcatttctctGA
- the LOC18600806 gene encoding protein MICRORCHIDIA 6: MSILNVVDVSCDNVTKETNAESGRKDLGSVFGPPQIIDNDQVGRGRHRNSNLQSMIQEEEENRDVEACRTGNSNSSVPYQGGSTVNELCLSSSPAASCVIPICRQFWRSGNYEVGDRSKLKAAKQDGRNQFRVHPMFLHSNATSHKWVFGAIAELLDNAFDEVRNGATFVHVDKISNPRDESPALLIQDNGGGMDPEAIRLCMSFGFSDKKMKHAIGQYGNGLKTGSMRVGADVIVITRHMKMSTMTQSVGLLSYTFLRQMGYDRIVIPMVDYEYNSSTKAFGPIPEHAKEHFASNLSTLLMWSPYSTEEELLNQFDDVGHHGTKIVIYNLWLNNDGDMELDFDSDPKDIRIHGHPKICPGGDSTKQSFDQHVANRYHYSLRAYLSILYLRLPSRFNVILRGQFVKHHNIADDLIYREFIVYKPQTGNTEAVVVTTIGFVKEAPSVNIHGYCIYHKNRLILPFWHGRKTTTGSRGRGVVGVLEANFIEPTHNKQDFEKTSLSRKLHDRLKLMTQEYWRLHCELIGYKPGRKTKVTLSSRAYLPDFVVPKRKRSALNQTRSQQGSNMKNKELNPPETDIVHHGELQVQQLQSELQDAQHEYKMLESKLLDMSSKDKPVKG, translated from the exons ATGAGCATTTTAAACGTCGTAGATGTAAGTTGTGACAATGTGACCAAAGAGACGAATGCAGAGAGTGGGAGAAAGGACCTGGGTTCAGTTTTTGGACCACCCCAAATCATAGATAATGATCAAGTTGGAAGAGGTCGACATCGGAACTCGAACCTTCAATCTATGATACAAGAAGAAGAGGAGAACAGAGACGTAGAGGCTTGTAGAACTGGAAATAGTAACTCCAGTGTGCCATATCAAGGGGGTTCTACAGTTAATGAATTATGTCTTTCATCTTCGCCTGCTGCTTCCTGTGTTATACCAATTTGTCGGCAATTTTGGAGATCTGGGAACTATGAAGTGGGGGACAGGTCGAAGCTTAAAGCAGCAAAGCAAG ATGGGAGAAATCAGTTTCGTGTACATCCAATGTTCCTTCATTCCAATGCCACCTCTCATAAATGGGTCTTTGGTG CCATAGCTGAGCTGCTTGATAATGCATTTGATGAG GTACGAAATGGTGCTACTTTTGTTCATGTTGACAAAATCTCAAATCCTCGGGATGAGAGTCCAGCTTTGTTAATCCAAG ATAATGGTGGTGGAATGGACCCAGAAGCTATAAGGCTTTGTATGAGCTTTGGATTTTCagataagaaaatgaaacatgCTATTGGACAGT ATGGAAATGGTCTCAAGACTGGCTCTATGAGAGTGGGAGCAGATGTTATAGTCATCACTCGTCACATGAAAATGAG TACTATGACTCAAAGTGTTGGACTCCTCTCTTATACATTTCTGAGACAAATGGGTTATGACAGGATAGTTATACCAATG GTGGATTACGAGTATAACTCATCAACTAAAGCATTTGGGCCCATACCTGAACATGCCAAAGAACACTTTGCTTCAAACCTCTCAACGTTGTTGATGTGGTCTCCTTATTCAACGGAAGAGGAACTTCTGAATCAA TTTGATGATGTAGGCCATCATGGAACAAAAATTGTTATCTACAATCTTTGGTTAAACAATGATGGGGATATGGAGCTAGATTTTGATTCTGATCCCAAG GATATTCGTATCCATGGGCACCCAAAAATATGTCCGGGAGGTGACAGCACAAAACAAAGCTTTGATCAGCACGTAGCCAACAGATACCACTATTCACTTCGT GCATACTTATCGATCCTATATCTGCGGCTACCATCGCGCTTCAATGTTATACTACGTGGACAATTTGTCAAGCACCATAATATTGCTGATGATCTCATATATCGTGAGTTCATAGTATATAAGCCTCAGACTGGTAACACTGAG GCTGTAGTTGTTACTACCATAGGTTTTGTGAAGGAAGCTCCTAGCGTAAACATTCATGGTTACTGCATCTACCACAAGAACCGCCTTATATTG CCATTTTGGCATGGACGTAAAACTACAACAGGCAGTCGGGGAAGAGGTGTTGTGG GTGTTCTTGAAGCAAATTTTATTGAGCCAACTCACAATAAGCAAGATTTTGAGAAAACCTCCCTCTCTCGAAAGCTTCATGACCGCTTAAAGCTAATGACACAGGAGTATTG GCGTTTGCACTGTGAACTGATTGGTTATAAACCAGGGAGAAAAACTAAAGTAACATTGTCTTCTCGGGCATACTTGCCAGATTTTGTGGTCCCAAAAAGGAAGAGATCTGCTTTAAACCAAACCAGGTCCCAACAAG GTTCAAATATGAAGAATAAGGAGCTTAATCCCCCAGAAACTGATATTGTCCACCATGGAGAATTGCAG GTGCAGCAACTTCAAAGTGAATTACAGGATGCCCAGCATGAGTATAAAATGCTGGAGTCAAAATTACTCGACATGTCTTCGAAGGATAAGCCTGTAAAGGGGTAG
- the LOC18600807 gene encoding pentatricopeptide repeat-containing protein At2g13600: MNSALKALFLTDPRKNFNSYVHKCASLLKNFSDKGLVSGGTLLHSLLFKKGVFSERFIAIKLLIMYLNFRKLPEANQIVKELDGFDLVVRNCLINANVQWGNLGEARKLFDEMPERNEVSWTTLISGLMKHGRVQESMWYFERNPFKNVVSWTAGISGFVRNGFSFHGLKLFVRLLESGVKPNQVTFTSVVSACIETGDFELGMSVVGLIVKTGFEDNVSVCNSLITLCLRMGEFDLARRLFDRMETRDVVSWTAILDMYVELGDLGEARRIFDEMPERNEVSWSAIIARYSQSGDHREALNLFRQMVQLGLKPTISCFSSILSALASLELLRAGRNIHAHVKKIGIEGDVFISSSLVDMYCKCGETEDGRLVFDSIEKKNVVLWNSMVGGYSVNRQMDEAKNLFDHMPTRNNVSWGAIIGGYLEYKQFDKVFEVFNEMLLTGEIPTKPTFSSVLCGCASVASLEKGKDLHGKIVKLGFQNDVFLGTALTDMYAKSGDIASSKQVFDRMPERNEISWTVMIQGLAESGFVEESLALFEEMRRTSSVAPNELMLLSVLFACSHSGLVDKGLQFFEEMERVYGIRPKGRHYTCMVDMLSRSGRLYEAEAFINSLPFQPEANALAALLSGCKTYKNEEIAERTARKLGELAEKSSAGFVLLSNIYASAGRWIDVSNIRKLMREKGLKKSGGCSWVEVRNHVHSFYSEDGTHSESAEIYDILELLRSEMLGS, encoded by the coding sequence ATGAACTCTGCTTTGAAAGCCCTTTTCTTAACTGATCCAAGAAAAAACTTCAACTCTTATGTTCATAAATGTGCttctttattgaaaaatttctCAGACAAAGGCTTAGTCTCAGGAGGAACTCTCCTCCATAgccttttatttaaaaagggTGTTTTTTCTGAGAGATTTATAGCTATCAAGCTATTAATAATGTACCTTAATTTTAGGAAATTACCCGAAGCTAATCAGATTGTGAAGGAGCTTGATGGGTTTGATTTAGTTGTCCGAAATTGTTTGATAAATGCCAATGTTCAGTGGGGAAATTTAGGCGAAGCTCGAAAACTGTTCGATGAAATGCCTGAGAGAAACGAGGTTTCCTGGACGACGTTGATTTCAGGTTTAATGAAACATGGAAGAGTGCAAGAATCAATGTGGTATTTTGAAAGGAACCCATTTAAGAATGTAGTCTCGTGGACCGCGGGAATCAGTGGGTTCGTGCGAAACGGGTTCAGTTTTCATGGTCTGAAGCTTTTCGTAAGGTTGCTTGAATCTGGGGTTAAGCCAAATCAAGTTACTTTTACTTCTGTAGTTAGCGCGTGCATAGAGACAGGTGACTTCGAGTTGGGAATGAGTGTTGTAGGATTGATAGTTAAAACCGGGTTTGAGGATAATGTATCGGTCTGTAACTCTTTGATAACGTTGTGTCTAAGAATGGGTGAATTTGATTTGGCGAGGAGGCTGTTTGATCGCATGGAAACTAGAGATGTTGTTTCGTGGACAGCAATACTAGATATGTATGTGGAGCTGGGGGACTTGGGAGAGGCAAGGAGGATTTTTGATGAGATGCCGGAAAGAAATGAAGTTTCTTGGAGTGCAATTATTGCTAGGTATAGTCAGAGTGGTGACCATCGAGAGGCTTTGAACCTCTTTCGACAAATGGTTCAACTAGGCCTCAAGCCAACTATCTCTTGTTTCTCTAGTATTCTCAGTGCATTGGCTAGCCTTGAGCTTTTACGAGCAGGGAGGAACATCCATGCACATGTTAAGAAAATTGGGATTGAGGGAGATGTTTTCATTAGTAGCTCTCTTGTTGACATGTACTGTAAATGTGGGGAGACTGAAGATGGACGCTTGGTTTTTGACTCAATTGAAAAGAAGAATGTGGTTTTATGGAATTCTATGGTTGGTGGGTACAGTGTAAATAGACAAATGGATGAAGCCaagaatttgtttgatcaCATGCCTACTCGAAATAATGTCTCTTGGGGTGCTATAATTGGTGGCTATTTGGAATATAAGCAATTTGATAAGGTGTTTGAAGTTTTTAATGAGATGCTTTTGACAGGGGAAATTCCAACCAAGCCCACTTTCTCGAGTGTGCTTTGTGGCTGTGCAAGCGTGGCCTCGTTGGAGAAAGGCAAGGATCTCCATGGAAAGATTGTAAAACTTGGGTTCCAAAATGATGTTTTCTTGGGCACTGCCTTAACTGACATGTATGCAAAATCGGGAGATATTGCGAGCTCCAAGCAGGTCTTTGATAGAATGCCGGAGAGAAACGAAATCTCATGGACTGTGATGATTCAAGGACTTGCAGAAAGTGGTTTTGTGGAAGAATCTCTTGCTTTGTTTGAAGAAATGAGAAGAACTTCCTCTGTTGCTCCTAATGAGCTCATGCTTTTATCAGTTCTATTTGCATGTTCTCACTCCGGGTTAGTTGATAAAGGGCTCCAGTTCTTTGAAGAAATGGAGAGAGTATATGGTATAAGGCCAAAGGGAAGACACTACACGTGCATGGTGGATATGCTGTCTCGATCTGGACGCCTATACGAAGCTGAAGCTTTCATTAATTCCTTGCCATTTCAACCTGAAGCCAATGCATTAGCAGCTCTACTAAGTGGTTGTAAGACATACAAAAATGAGGAGATAGCAGAGAGAACAGCTAGGAAACTTGGTGAACTAGCAGAGAAAAGCTCCGCTGGATTTGTCTTGTTGTCTAACATATATGCTTCAGCTGGGAGATGGATTGATGTTTCAAATATTAGGAAGTTAATGAGGGAGAAGGGATTGAAAAAGAGTGGTGGCTGCAGTTGGGTTGAGGTGAGAAACCATGTACATTCTTTTTATTCGGAAGATGGAACACACTCAGAATCAGCTGAGATTTATGATATCTTGGAGCTCTTGAGATCTGAAATGCTGGGCTCCTAG
- the LOC18600808 gene encoding high affinity nitrate transporter 2.7 → MEPCSTRKLPFSLPVDSDNKATEFHPLSSSPPHMRAFHLAWLSLFACFLSTFSIPPLIPVIRNDLNLSATDVGTAGIAAFVGSIFSRLAMGPVCDLVGPRIASASLSLITAPVVLATAFVSSPTSFILIRFLIGFCLANFVANQFWMSSMFSSSVVGLANGVSAGWANMGAGVAQLVMPLIYSLVKSFNVPENTAWRVIFVVPAAFQALTAILVLVYGQDLPCGNYRDSGEASNKPKDNFFKVLFHGLLNYRGWILGLTYGYCFGVEITMDNVIDQYFYYRFGVNLEVAGTIAACFALTNSFARPTGGVLSDRLAKTFGIRGRLWGLWVVQTVAGLLCVLLGRLNSLGASVAVMCAFSVFVQASSGLTFGIVPFVSKRSLGVISGMTGSGGALGAIVTQMLLFSGSTFSTQTSISLMGLMMIVCTLPVTLIHFRRGGGIFCGPYSFSENSADEDYRLLV, encoded by the exons ATGGAACCTTGTTCCACGAGAAAGCTTCCCTTCTCTCTGCCTGTAGACTCTGATAACAAAGCAACTGAATTCCACCCACTGTCCTCCTCACCACCTCACATGCGTGCCTTTCACCTAGCATGGCTCTCTCTTTTCGCTTGTTTCCTTTCCACCTTTTCCATCCCTCCCCTTATACCAGTTATCCGCAATGACCTTAACCTCTCCGCCACTGACGTAGGCACTGCCGGCATAGCTGCTTTCGTTGGCTCAATCTTCTCTCGCCTTGCCATGGGACCTGTATGCGACCTTGTTGGCCCACGTATCGCCTCCGCCTCACTCTCTCTCATCACCGCACCGGTTGTTTTAGCCACGGCTTTCGTCTCGTCGCCAACTTCTTTCATTCTCATTCGGTTTCTTATAGGGTTTTGTTTGGCTAACTTTGTTGCTAACCAGTTCTGGATGAGCTCAATGTTTTCTAGCTCTGTCGTTGGCCTTGCTAACGGAGTATCAGCTGGGTGGGCTAACATGGGAGCTGGGGTGGCTCAGTTAGTCATGCCGTTGATATATTCCCTAGTAAAATCCTTTAACGTACCAGAAAATACTGCATGGCGTGTCATTTTTGTTGTTCCTGCTGCTTTCCAGGCTCTAACAGCAATATTGGTCCTGGTTTACGGCCAAGACCTGCCTTGTGGGAACTATAGAGATTCCGGGGAGGCTTCCAACAAGCCAAAGGACAACTTCTTTAAAGTTCTCTTTCATGGCTTGTTGAACTATAGAGGGTGGATACTAGGTTTGACATATGGTTATTGTTTTGGGGTGGAGATCACAATGGATAATGTTATAGATCAGTACTTTTACTATAGATTCGGAGTGAATCTAGAGGTTGCGGGTACGATTGCAGCTTGTTTTGCTTTGACAAACAGCTTTGCAAGGCCAACGGGTGGGGTGCTTTCTGATCGGTTGGCTAAGACGTTCGGAATCAGAGGCAGGCTATGGGGCTTGTGGGTGGTGCAGACGGTGGCTGGCTTGCTGTGTGTATTGCTGGGGCGACTCAACTCCCTGGGGGCTTCTGTTGCTGTGATGTGTGCCTTCTCTGTGTTTGTTCAAGCATCTTCTGGCCTCACGTTTGGGATTGTCCCTTTCGTTTCCAAAAG GTCACTGGGAGTGATATCAGGGATGACAGGAAGTGGAGGGGCGCTGGGGGCTATTGTGACACAGATGCTGTTATTCTCAGGGAGTACATTCTCGACACAAACAAGCATTTCTCTCATGGGCCTTATGATGATAGTATGCACCCTTCCAGTCACCTTAATACACTTTCGTCGAGGGGGAGGCATTTTTTGTGGTCCATATTCCTTCAGTGAAAATTCAGCTGATGAAGATTATCGCCTGCTCGTATAA